One window of Mediterraneibacter gnavus ATCC 29149 genomic DNA carries:
- the yajC gene encoding preprotein translocase subunit YajC, with product MLGVIVIYVVLFGGLWWFMMRPQKKEQKRIQAMLASMEVGDTALTTSGFYGVIIDITDDDVIVEFGNNKNCRIPMQKAAIAQIEKPNAE from the coding sequence ATGTTAGGTGTTATTGTAATTTATGTAGTATTATTCGGAGGTCTCTGGTGGTTCATGATGCGTCCTCAGAAAAAGGAGCAGAAGAGAATCCAGGCGATGCTGGCTTCTATGGAAGTTGGAGATACTGCATTGACAACAAGCGGATTTTACGGTGTGATCATTGATATCACAGATGACGATGTGATCGTAGAGTTTGGAAACAATAAGAACTGCCGTATTCCGATGCAGAAAGCTGCAATCGCGCAGATTGAAAAACCAAACGCAGAATAA
- the leuB gene encoding 3-isopropylmalate dehydrogenase, translating into MKLNIGVIKGDGIGPEIVTEAMKVLDRIAEVYGHECVYTQLLMGGASIDVHGVPLTDETISKAKLCDAVLMGSIGGDTRTSPWYQLEPSKRPEAGLLKIRKELNLFANLRPAVLYEELKEACPLKEEIIKDGFDLMIMRELTGGLYFGERSTREIDGVMTACDTLTYNEEEIRRIAKRGFDIAAKRRKKVISVDKANVLDSSRLWRSVVEEVAKEYPEVTLEHMLVDNCAMQLVKDPAQFDVILTENMFGDILSDEASMVTGSIGMLSSASLNETKFGLYEPSGGSAPDIAGKGIANPIATILSAAMMLRFTFDLDREADAIEEAVQRVLRDGYRTIDIMSEGSIQINTREMGDRICAYIQ; encoded by the coding sequence ATGAAGTTGAATATCGGAGTGATCAAAGGAGACGGAATCGGACCGGAAATTGTGACAGAAGCGATGAAAGTACTGGATCGAATCGCAGAAGTTTATGGACATGAATGTGTGTATACACAGCTTTTGATGGGCGGAGCATCCATTGACGTACATGGTGTTCCACTGACAGATGAGACGATCAGCAAAGCGAAGCTGTGTGATGCAGTTTTGATGGGCTCGATCGGCGGAGATACGAGGACTTCTCCATGGTATCAACTGGAGCCTTCAAAACGTCCCGAAGCCGGACTGTTAAAAATCAGAAAAGAACTGAATTTATTTGCAAATTTAAGACCGGCAGTATTGTATGAAGAACTTAAAGAAGCGTGTCCGCTGAAAGAGGAGATCATCAAAGACGGATTTGATCTGATGATCATGCGGGAGCTCACGGGCGGCCTGTATTTTGGGGAGCGCAGCACCAGAGAAATAGACGGGGTGATGACTGCCTGCGATACACTTACATATAATGAAGAAGAAATTCGAAGAATTGCGAAGCGGGGATTTGACATCGCTGCGAAGCGTAGAAAAAAAGTGATCAGTGTGGATAAGGCAAATGTGCTGGATTCCTCCAGACTTTGGAGAAGCGTTGTGGAAGAGGTGGCTAAGGAATATCCGGAAGTGACTCTGGAGCATATGCTGGTGGATAATTGTGCCATGCAGCTCGTGAAGGATCCGGCACAGTTTGATGTGATCCTGACTGAGAATATGTTTGGGGATATCCTTTCAGATGAGGCGAGTATGGTGACTGGATCGATTGGAATGCTTTCTTCTGCAAGTCTCAATGAGACAAAATTCGGACTTTACGAGCCAAGCGGCGGCTCTGCTCCGGATATTGCGGGAAAAGGCATTGCCAATCCGATCGCGACGATTCTGTCAGCAGCTATGATGCTTCGGTTTACATTTGATCTTGACAGGGAAGCAGATGCCATTGAGGAAGCGGTACAGCGTGTATTAAGAGACGGTTACCGCACGATCGATATTATGTCAGAGGGAAGCATACAGATCAATACCCGCGAGATGGGTGACAGGATCTGTGCATATATCCAATAG
- the ilvD gene encoding dihydroxy-acid dehydratase, with the protein MRSDTVTKGMQQAPHRSLFNALGMTQEELDRPLIGIVSSYNEIVPGHMNLDKITQAVKMGVAMAGGTPIMVPAIAVCDGIAMGHIGMKYSLVTRDLIADSTEALAMAHQFDGLVMIPNCDKNVPGLLMAAARVNIPTIFVSGGPMLAGHVKGSKTSLSSMFEAVGSYAAGKFSEEDVCEFEEKACPTCGSCSGMYTANSMNCLTEALGMGLKGNGTIPAVYSARLQLAKHAGMQVMELVRKNIRPRDIMTKEAILNALTVDMALGCSTNSMLHIPAIAHEIGMDFEIDFANPISEKTPNLCHLAPAGHTYMEDLNEAGGVYAVMNELNKKGLLHTECMTVTGKTLGENIEGCVNKNPEVIRPIDNPYSETGGLAVLKGNLAPDGSVVKRSAVCAEMLVHEGPARIFESDEEATEAIKSGKINPGDVIVIRYEGPKGGPGMREMLNPTSAIAGYGLGSSVALITDGRFSGASRGASIGHVSPEAAVGGPIALVEEGDIIKINIPELKLELDVSEEELERRRAAWQPREPKVKTGYLARYASMVTSGNRGAILEIPKNN; encoded by the coding sequence ATGAGAAGTGATACTGTAACAAAGGGGATGCAGCAGGCGCCGCACCGTTCCCTGTTCAATGCGCTGGGAATGACACAAGAAGAACTGGACCGGCCGTTGATCGGAATTGTGAGTTCTTATAATGAGATCGTGCCGGGGCATATGAACCTGGATAAGATTACACAGGCTGTTAAAATGGGAGTTGCTATGGCAGGAGGAACACCGATCATGGTTCCTGCGATTGCAGTCTGTGACGGAATTGCCATGGGACATATTGGGATGAAATATTCGCTTGTGACAAGAGATCTGATCGCGGATTCTACAGAAGCACTGGCTATGGCACATCAGTTTGACGGACTTGTTATGATACCGAACTGTGATAAGAACGTTCCGGGACTTCTGATGGCAGCAGCCCGTGTGAATATTCCGACGATTTTTGTCAGCGGGGGACCGATGCTGGCGGGTCATGTGAAGGGAAGCAAGACCAGTCTTTCCAGCATGTTTGAGGCAGTCGGTTCTTATGCGGCAGGAAAATTTTCAGAAGAAGATGTGTGCGAGTTTGAAGAAAAGGCATGTCCGACCTGTGGTTCCTGTTCCGGTATGTATACGGCAAACAGTATGAACTGCCTGACAGAGGCTCTTGGTATGGGACTGAAAGGAAACGGAACCATTCCGGCAGTGTATTCTGCAAGACTGCAGCTTGCAAAACATGCGGGAATGCAGGTGATGGAGCTGGTAAGAAAGAATATCCGCCCAAGAGACATTATGACAAAAGAAGCGATTTTAAATGCATTGACAGTGGACATGGCACTGGGATGTTCCACAAACAGTATGCTGCACATTCCTGCGATTGCACATGAGATCGGAATGGATTTTGAGATTGATTTTGCCAATCCGATCAGCGAGAAAACTCCGAATCTGTGCCATCTTGCTCCGGCAGGACATACATACATGGAAGATCTCAACGAGGCCGGCGGAGTTTATGCGGTGATGAATGAGCTGAACAAAAAAGGACTTCTTCATACAGAATGTATGACTGTGACCGGAAAGACACTGGGAGAGAACATCGAAGGATGTGTCAATAAAAATCCGGAGGTAATCCGCCCGATTGACAATCCGTACAGTGAGACAGGCGGTCTGGCAGTACTCAAAGGAAATCTGGCGCCGGACGGAAGTGTGGTAAAACGTTCTGCAGTCTGTGCAGAGATGCTGGTGCATGAAGGACCTGCAAGGATTTTTGAGAGTGACGAAGAAGCTACAGAAGCAATCAAATCCGGAAAGATCAACCCGGGAGATGTGATCGTGATCCGGTACGAGGGACCAAAAGGAGGTCCGGGAATGCGTGAGATGCTGAATCCGACTTCTGCGATCGCAGGATATGGGCTTGGATCTTCGGTTGCGCTGATCACGGACGGTCGCTTCAGCGGAGCATCCAGAGGTGCATCTATCGGACATGTGTCACCGGAAGCGGCAGTTGGAGGACCGATCGCGCTTGTCGAAGAAGGGGATATCATCAAGATCAATATTCCGGAATTAAAACTGGAGCTGGATGTATCAGAGGAAGAACTGGAAAGACGTCGTGCTGCATGGCAGCCAAGGGAGCCAAAGGTCAAGACAGGATATCTGGCAAGGTATGCGTCTATGGTTACCTCCGGAAACAGAGGCGCAATTCTGGAGATCCCGAAAAATAATTAG
- the ilvB gene encoding biosynthetic-type acetolactate synthase large subunit, which translates to MQLNGAEIVIECLKEQGVDTVFGYPGGAILNVYDALYEHSNEIRHILTSHEQGAAHAADGYARATGRVGVCLATSGPGATNLVTGIATAYMDSIPVVAITCNVGVSLLGKDSFQEIDIAGITMPITKHNFIVKDVEKLAETIRKAFRIARSGRPGPVLIDIPKDITANVTEYLPREAEFPPRKTETITEEALSRAVEMIEASQKPFIYAGGGVVLSGASRELREFAEKVDAPVTDTLMGKGAFPGTDPRYTGMVGMHGTKTSNYGVSECDLLIAVGARFDDRVTSDTEKFAKNAQILQIDIDPAEMNKNVLIDHGIVGDLKEVLMRLNARLEEQSHPEWMEQIAAYQKEYPLQYEDGKLTGPYIVEEIYRQTKGDAIITTEVGQHQMWAAQYYKYKEPRTLLSSGGLGTMGYGLGASIGAKMGCPEKTVVNIAGDGCFRMNMNEIATAARYQIPIVQVVVNNHVLGMVRQWQNLFYNQHYSQTILDDAVDFVKLAQALGAEGIRVTTKEEFADAFAKAVKMQRPVVLDCQIDQDDKVWPMVAPGAAISEVFDEMDLNEE; encoded by the coding sequence ATGCAGTTAAATGGAGCAGAGATTGTGATCGAATGTCTGAAAGAACAGGGTGTAGATACTGTATTCGGATATCCGGGGGGAGCAATTTTAAATGTATACGACGCTCTCTATGAGCATAGTAATGAAATCAGGCATATCCTGACTTCCCATGAACAGGGTGCGGCGCATGCGGCAGACGGGTATGCAAGAGCAACCGGCAGAGTGGGAGTGTGTCTGGCTACCAGCGGCCCGGGGGCAACGAATCTGGTGACAGGAATCGCAACGGCCTATATGGATTCCATTCCGGTCGTAGCGATTACCTGTAATGTAGGGGTTTCCCTGCTTGGAAAAGACAGCTTTCAGGAAATCGATATTGCAGGGATCACCATGCCGATCACCAAACATAACTTTATTGTCAAGGATGTGGAAAAACTGGCAGAGACAATCCGCAAGGCATTCCGGATCGCGCGCAGCGGCAGACCCGGGCCGGTTCTGATCGATATCCCGAAAGATATTACAGCAAACGTGACAGAATATCTTCCCCGGGAAGCAGAGTTCCCGCCGAGAAAGACGGAAACCATCACAGAGGAGGCACTTTCACGTGCTGTGGAGATGATCGAAGCATCCCAAAAGCCGTTTATTTATGCAGGGGGCGGCGTTGTCCTTTCGGGGGCGAGCAGAGAATTGCGTGAATTCGCAGAAAAGGTGGATGCTCCGGTGACAGATACTCTGATGGGAAAGGGAGCATTTCCGGGAACAGATCCGCGTTACACAGGGATGGTCGGAATGCATGGAACCAAGACATCCAACTATGGAGTCAGTGAGTGCGATCTGTTGATCGCGGTAGGAGCCAGATTTGATGACCGTGTAACGAGCGATACAGAAAAGTTTGCGAAGAATGCACAGATTTTGCAGATTGATATCGATCCGGCAGAGATGAACAAAAACGTGTTGATCGATCATGGAATCGTCGGAGATTTGAAAGAAGTTTTAATGCGGTTGAATGCAAGACTTGAGGAACAGTCACATCCGGAGTGGATGGAACAGATTGCAGCGTATCAGAAAGAATATCCGCTTCAGTATGAGGATGGAAAGCTGACCGGTCCGTATATCGTAGAAGAGATTTACAGGCAGACAAAAGGAGATGCAATCATTACGACAGAAGTAGGACAGCATCAGATGTGGGCTGCACAGTATTATAAATATAAAGAGCCAAGGACGCTCTTGTCATCCGGAGGACTTGGAACAATGGGATATGGACTTGGCGCATCCATCGGAGCCAAAATGGGCTGTCCGGAAAAGACCGTAGTCAATATCGCCGGAGACGGATGTTTCCGTATGAACATGAATGAGATCGCAACAGCTGCGAGATATCAGATTCCGATCGTACAGGTCGTGGTGAACAATCATGTGCTTGGTATGGTACGCCAGTGGCAGAATCTCTTTTACAATCAGCATTATTCCCAGACAATCCTGGATGATGCGGTGGATTTTGTAAAGCTGGCACAGGCGCTTGGAGCAGAAGGAATCCGTGTGACAACAAAAGAAGAGTTTGCAGACGCTTTTGCAAAAGCAGTAAAGATGCAGCGTCCTGTTGTGCTGGACTGCCAGATCGACCAGGATGACAAGGTGTGGCCGATGGTTGCGCCGGGAGCTGCGATCAGCGAAGTGTTTGATGAGATGGATTTGAACGAAGAATAA
- the serC gene encoding 3-phosphoserine/phosphohydroxythreonine transaminase has protein sequence MSRVYNFSAGPAVLPEEVLKEAADEMLDYRGTGMSVMEMSHRSKAFETIIQEAEADLRELMDIPDNYKVLFLQGGASQQFAMIPMNLMKNRVADYIVTGQWAKKAADEAEKYGTVNRIASSADKTFSYIPDCSDLPVSEDADYVYICENNTIYGTKFKELPNTKGKTLVADVSSCFLSEPVDVTKYGVIYGGVQKNIGPAGVVIVIIREDLITEDVLPGTPTMLKYKTHADADSLYNTPPAYGIYICGKVFKWLKKMGGLSAMKEKNEKKAKLLYDFLDESKLFKGTVEKKDRSLMNVPFVTGDKDLDAKFVKEAKEAGLENLKGHRTVGGMRASIYNAMPYEGVEALVAFMKKFEEENA, from the coding sequence ATGAGTAGAGTGTACAATTTTTCAGCCGGACCGGCAGTGCTGCCGGAAGAAGTGCTAAAAGAAGCAGCAGATGAAATGTTAGATTACAGAGGAACCGGAATGTCGGTTATGGAAATGAGTCATCGCTCGAAAGCCTTCGAGACGATTATTCAGGAAGCAGAGGCAGATCTCAGAGAGCTGATGGATATTCCGGACAATTACAAGGTTTTATTTTTGCAGGGCGGAGCATCTCAGCAGTTTGCGATGATTCCGATGAATCTGATGAAGAACCGGGTGGCAGATTACATTGTGACCGGTCAGTGGGCAAAAAAAGCAGCGGATGAGGCAGAAAAGTATGGAACCGTAAACCGGATCGCATCTTCTGCAGACAAGACTTTTTCTTATATTCCGGACTGTTCGGATCTTCCGGTTTCAGAAGATGCAGATTATGTATACATCTGTGAGAATAATACGATTTACGGAACAAAATTTAAAGAACTGCCGAATACAAAAGGAAAGACGCTGGTTGCAGACGTTTCTTCCTGTTTCCTCTCTGAGCCTGTAGATGTCACAAAATATGGAGTGATCTATGGAGGCGTACAGAAAAATATCGGACCGGCAGGTGTTGTGATCGTGATTATCCGGGAAGACCTGATCACAGAAGATGTGCTTCCAGGCACACCGACGATGCTGAAATACAAAACGCATGCAGATGCGGATTCTCTCTACAACACTCCGCCTGCATACGGAATCTATATTTGCGGAAAAGTGTTTAAGTGGCTGAAGAAGATGGGCGGCCTTTCTGCGATGAAAGAGAAAAATGAAAAGAAAGCTAAACTGTTGTACGATTTTCTGGACGAAAGTAAGTTGTTCAAAGGAACCGTGGAGAAAAAAGACCGTTCTCTGATGAATGTTCCATTTGTGACAGGAGACAAAGATCTGGATGCCAAATTTGTGAAAGAAGCAAAAGAAGCCGGACTGGAAAATCTGAAGGGACACCGTACTGTAGGCGGAATGCGTGCAAGTATTTACAACGCAATGCCGTATGAAGGAGTAGAAGCTCTCGTTGCGTTTATGAAGAAGTTTGAGGAGGAAAATGCGTAG
- a CDS encoding phosphoglycerate dehydrogenase: MYQYHCLNPISQIGLDKFTENYQKTEAAEAADAILVRSASMHEMELPENLKVVARAGAGVNNIPLDRCAEKGIVVFNTPGANANGVKELVIAGMLLAARDIIGGINWVQEYEEDGDIAKITEKKKKAFAGTELEGKKIGVIGLGAIGVLVANAATHLGMEVYGYDPYVSVDAAWKLSRNIHHAKSVDELYKECDYLTVHVPALDDTKGMINKDAISLMKDGVVILNFARDVLVNQEDIVDALVSEKVRSYVTDFPTKEIVGVRGAIVIPHLGASTEESEDNCAKMAVAEVMDYLQNGNITHSVNYPDCDMGVKGSGARITILHRNIPNMLGQFTALLAGEGMNISLMANKSKKEYAYTMIDVESEVSGQIAKALEAVEGVLKVRVIV, translated from the coding sequence ATGTATCAGTATCATTGCCTGAATCCAATCTCTCAGATTGGACTCGATAAATTTACAGAGAACTATCAAAAAACAGAGGCTGCAGAGGCGGCAGACGCAATTTTGGTCAGAAGTGCATCTATGCATGAGATGGAACTGCCGGAGAACCTGAAAGTTGTGGCAAGAGCAGGTGCAGGTGTGAACAATATTCCTCTGGATCGTTGTGCGGAGAAAGGGATCGTAGTATTCAATACACCCGGAGCCAATGCAAATGGTGTGAAAGAACTCGTAATTGCAGGAATGCTTCTGGCAGCCCGTGACATTATCGGAGGTATCAACTGGGTGCAGGAGTACGAAGAAGACGGAGATATCGCAAAAATCACAGAAAAGAAGAAGAAAGCTTTTGCAGGAACGGAGCTGGAAGGAAAAAAAATAGGAGTGATCGGTCTGGGAGCGATCGGAGTTCTGGTGGCGAATGCAGCGACACATCTGGGAATGGAAGTATATGGATATGACCCGTATGTATCCGTAGATGCGGCATGGAAGCTTTCCAGAAATATTCATCATGCAAAATCCGTGGATGAATTGTACAAAGAGTGCGATTATCTGACCGTTCATGTTCCGGCACTGGACGATACAAAAGGAATGATCAACAAAGACGCCATCAGTCTGATGAAAGACGGGGTAGTGATCCTGAATTTTGCGAGAGATGTACTGGTCAATCAGGAAGATATCGTGGATGCTTTAGTATCTGAGAAAGTGCGCAGTTATGTGACGGACTTCCCGACAAAAGAGATCGTAGGTGTCAGAGGCGCAATCGTGATTCCGCATTTGGGAGCTTCCACAGAAGAGTCTGAGGATAATTGCGCCAAAATGGCAGTTGCAGAAGTGATGGATTATCTGCAGAACGGAAATATTACACATTCTGTAAATTATCCGGACTGCGATATGGGAGTGAAAGGAAGCGGAGCAAGAATTACAATCCTGCACCGCAACATCCCGAATATGCTGGGACAGTTTACAGCACTTCTGGCAGGCGAGGGAATGAATATTTCCCTGATGGCAAATAAGAGTAAGAAGGAATATGCTTATACGATGATCGACGTAGAATCCGAGGTTTCCGGACAGATTGCGAAAGCACTGGAAGCAGTAGAAGGTGTTCTGAAAGTAAGAGTGATCGTGTGA
- a CDS encoding 2-isopropylmalate synthase codes for MENRKVRLNQHTNLLELEEHMYPLVDVDTPNVFRNLFHYDEIPKIAFNDRIVPHNMPDEIWITDTTFRDGQQSRAPYTTEQIVTIYDYFHRLGGPNGKIRQSEFFLYSKKDRDAVYKCLERGYQFPEVTSWIRASKKDFQLVKDIGLKETGILVSCSDYHIFYKLKMTRREAMEHYLSVVRECMETGVRPRCHLEDITRSDIYGFVIPFCLELMKLMEEYQIPVKIRVCDTMGYGVNFPGAVIPRSIPGIIYGLMTHAGVPSELIEFHGHNDFYKAVNNSTTAWLYGACGVNCSLFGIGERTGNTPLEAMVFEYAQLRGTLDGMDTTVITELAEYYEKEIGYRVPSRTPFVGKNFNVTRAGIHADGMLKNEEIYNIFDTDKFLNRPALVSVSNTSGAAGIAYWINAYYKLPQGSQVDKNSELVSRLKEWVDKEYEEGRVTVLTDDELIAKIDSICKELHIKL; via the coding sequence ATGGAAAATAGAAAAGTACGTTTGAATCAGCACACAAATCTTCTGGAACTGGAAGAACACATGTATCCACTGGTGGATGTAGATACGCCGAATGTGTTCCGGAATCTGTTCCATTATGATGAAATCCCAAAGATTGCATTCAATGACCGTATTGTGCCGCATAATATGCCGGATGAAATCTGGATCACAGATACGACATTTAGAGACGGACAGCAGTCCAGAGCTCCTTATACAACAGAGCAGATTGTGACGATTTATGATTATTTCCATCGTCTGGGAGGTCCTAACGGAAAGATTCGTCAGAGTGAGTTTTTCCTGTACAGCAAGAAAGATCGGGATGCGGTCTACAAATGTCTGGAGAGAGGATATCAGTTTCCGGAAGTGACAAGCTGGATCCGTGCCAGTAAAAAGGATTTTCAGCTGGTAAAAGATATCGGTCTCAAGGAGACAGGGATTTTGGTCAGCTGTTCCGATTATCATATTTTTTACAAGCTGAAGATGACGAGGCGGGAAGCGATGGAACATTATTTATCTGTTGTGCGTGAGTGCATGGAAACCGGAGTTCGGCCGAGATGTCATCTGGAAGATATCACACGTTCTGATATTTACGGTTTTGTGATTCCGTTTTGTCTGGAACTGATGAAGCTGATGGAAGAGTATCAGATCCCGGTCAAGATCCGTGTCTGTGATACGATGGGATATGGGGTGAATTTCCCGGGTGCAGTGATTCCGCGTTCTATTCCGGGAATCATCTATGGTCTGATGACACATGCGGGCGTGCCAAGTGAACTGATCGAATTCCACGGACACAACGATTTCTATAAAGCAGTCAATAATTCGACGACAGCGTGGCTTTACGGAGCCTGCGGAGTGAACTGTTCCTTGTTTGGTATCGGAGAGCGTACGGGTAATACACCTTTAGAGGCAATGGTATTTGAGTATGCACAGCTTCGAGGAACACTGGATGGAATGGATACAACGGTTATTACAGAGCTGGCTGAATATTATGAGAAGGAAATCGGATACAGAGTGCCATCGAGGACACCGTTTGTCGGAAAGAATTTTAATGTCACAAGAGCTGGAATCCATGCGGATGGAATGCTCAAAAATGAAGAGATCTATAATATATTTGATACAGACAAATTCCTGAACCGCCCAGCGCTGGTTTCTGTTTCCAATACATCCGGAGCGGCGGGAATCGCCTACTGGATCAATGCCTACTATAAACTTCCGCAGGGCAGTCAGGTGGATAAAAATTCAGAACTGGTCAGCCGATTGAAAGAGTGGGTAGATAAGGAGTATGAAGAAGGTCGCGTTACAGTCTTGACAGATGACGAATTAATTGCCAAAATAGATAGTATATGTAAGGAACTGCATATAAAATTGTAG
- a CDS encoding GntR family transcriptional regulator: MGEYQDNSLGSRVFQRLREDILSGKYKEHDELRENTLGKELGVSRTPVREALRQLELEGLVTIIPNKGAYVTGISSKDIRDIYILRSMLEGLCARWATEHITEEQLDELEEVILLSEFHMKKVSGNNADQVTDLDGKFHKILYEASDSRILSHVLMDFHKYVQQARRNSVVSEERARKSIREHKQILRAIRDNDADLAEQLANEHILHVMQNLKKQGYEEI; encoded by the coding sequence ATGGGCGAATATCAGGATAATTCTCTGGGAAGCCGTGTGTTCCAGAGACTCCGCGAAGACATACTGAGCGGAAAATATAAAGAGCATGATGAACTGCGGGAGAATACACTCGGAAAAGAGCTGGGGGTAAGCCGGACACCGGTCAGAGAGGCACTCAGGCAGCTGGAGCTGGAAGGACTGGTCACGATCATACCGAACAAAGGAGCGTATGTGACCGGAATTTCATCCAAGGATATCAGAGATATCTATATCCTGCGTTCTATGCTGGAAGGGTTGTGTGCCAGATGGGCAACAGAGCATATTACGGAGGAACAGCTGGATGAGCTGGAAGAAGTGATTCTTCTATCAGAATTCCATATGAAAAAAGTAAGTGGAAATAATGCAGACCAGGTGACAGATCTGGATGGCAAATTCCATAAGATTTTGTATGAAGCATCGGACAGCCGGATTTTAAGCCATGTCCTGATGGATTTTCATAAATATGTGCAGCAGGCAAGAAGAAACTCTGTCGTTTCAGAGGAGAGAGCCAGAAAGTCGATCAGAGAGCACAAGCAGATCCTTCGTGCGATTCGAGACAACGATGCAGATCTGGCAGAGCAGCTTGCAAACGAACACATCCTGCATGTGATGCAGAATTTGAAAAAACAGGGATACGAAGAAATTTAG
- a CDS encoding NADP-dependent isocitrate dehydrogenase — protein sequence MEKIKMTTPIVEMDGDEMTRILWKMIKEDLLEPYIDLNTEYYDLGLEHRNETNDQVTVDSANATKKYKVAVKCATITPNAARMEEYDLKEMWKSPNGTIRAILDGTVFRAPIVVKGIEPCVKSWKKPITIARHAYGDVYKGSEMKIPGVGKVELVYTAEDGTQTRELVHEFTGAGIVQGMHNVNESIESFARSCFNYALDTKQDLWFATKDTISKKYDHTFKDIFQEIYDAEYDEKFKAAGIEYFYTLIDDAVARVMKSEGGFIWACKNYDGDVMSDMVSSAFGSLAMMTSVLVSPEGYYEYEAAHGTVQRHYYKHLKGEETSTNSVATIFAWSGALRKRGELDGNKELMEFADRLEKATIDTIEAGEMTKDLALITTIENPTVLNSEGFIKAIAKRL from the coding sequence ATGGAAAAAATTAAGATGACCACACCAATCGTGGAAATGGACGGGGACGAGATGACAAGAATTCTCTGGAAGATGATCAAAGAAGATCTTCTGGAGCCATACATTGACCTGAATACAGAATATTATGATCTGGGGCTGGAGCACCGCAATGAGACGAACGATCAGGTGACAGTAGATTCTGCAAATGCGACGAAAAAATATAAAGTGGCAGTCAAATGTGCGACGATCACTCCAAATGCGGCGCGTATGGAAGAGTATGATCTCAAAGAGATGTGGAAGAGTCCAAATGGTACGATCCGCGCTATTTTAGACGGAACAGTTTTCCGTGCTCCGATTGTTGTAAAAGGAATTGAGCCTTGTGTAAAAAGCTGGAAGAAGCCAATTACGATCGCAAGACATGCATATGGGGATGTGTATAAAGGATCCGAGATGAAGATTCCGGGTGTTGGAAAAGTGGAGCTGGTCTACACAGCAGAAGACGGAACGCAGACAAGAGAGCTGGTTCATGAGTTTACAGGCGCAGGAATCGTACAGGGAATGCATAATGTCAATGAGTCGATTGAAAGTTTTGCAAGAAGCTGTTTCAATTATGCACTGGACACAAAACAGGATCTCTGGTTTGCAACAAAGGATACAATTTCCAAGAAATATGACCATACATTTAAAGATATTTTCCAGGAAATCTACGATGCAGAATATGATGAGAAGTTTAAAGCAGCGGGAATCGAATATTTCTATACATTGATTGATGATGCCGTAGCGCGTGTGATGAAATCAGAGGGCGGATTTATCTGGGCATGTAAGAACTATGACGGTGATGTGATGAGCGACATGGTGTCTTCAGCATTTGGTTCTCTTGCAATGATGACATCGGTATTGGTTTCTCCGGAAGGGTATTATGAGTATGAAGCGGCACATGGTACGGTACAGCGTCATTATTACAAGCACTTAAAAGGGGAAGAGACTTCTACAAACTCTGTGGCAACGATCTTTGCATGGTCCGGAGCGCTGAGAAAACGCGGAGAGCTGGATGGAAACAAAGAATTGATGGAGTTTGCTGACAGACTGGAAAAAGCTACGATCGATACGATTGAGGCAGGAGAGATGACAAAAGATCTGGCACTGATCACAACAATTGAGAATCCGACAGTCTTAAACAGTGAAGGATTTATCAAAGCAATCGCGAAGAGATTGTAA
- a CDS encoding RNA polymerase sigma factor, whose protein sequence is MEFEKIYQLYFREVFLYVRSLTPDEVTAEEIAQETFVKALKSLNQFDGRKDIRAWLFTIAKNTYFSYCRRKKHDADWTEYENIVDVGVHFAENLVNEEKAFLIHKFLHNMEEPYKEVFNLRVFGELSYEKIGTLFQKSSGWVRVTFYRAKKKIEEYMEEQGYE, encoded by the coding sequence GTGGAGTTCGAAAAAATATATCAGCTGTATTTTCGGGAAGTTTTTCTATATGTTCGCAGCCTGACGCCGGATGAAGTGACAGCAGAAGAAATTGCGCAGGAGACGTTTGTAAAAGCATTAAAATCTCTGAATCAATTTGACGGGAGAAAGGATATCAGAGCCTGGCTTTTTACAATTGCGAAGAATACATATTTTAGCTACTGCAGACGAAAAAAGCATGATGCAGATTGGACAGAGTATGAAAACATAGTAGATGTAGGAGTTCATTTTGCAGAAAATCTGGTGAATGAAGAAAAGGCATTTTTGATTCACAAGTTCCTTCACAATATGGAAGAACCATATAAAGAAGTGTTTAATTTGCGGGTGTTTGGAGAACTTTCTTATGAAAAAATCGGAACATTATTTCAAAAAAGTTCCGGCTGGGTGAGAGTTACTTTTTATAGAGCGAAAAAGAAAATTGAAGAGTATATGGAGGAGCAGGGATATGAGTAA